From the Mammaliicoccus sciuri genome, the window TGATGGGTTTTATACCAGTCTTAACTTCTAGTGTATTTATCATGTTTATTATGCTTTTCTTAAATGGTTGGTTCCAAGGTATGGGATGGCCACCATCTGGAAGAGTGCTTGTACATTGGTACAGCGTTAGTGAACGTGGCGGTAAGACAGCTATTTGGAATGTCGCGCATAATGTTGGTGGCGGTTTGATGGCACCGTTAGCTTTATTAGGTATTTCAATTACGGGAACATTATCATTTGGTTATTTAAAAGGATTTGAAGGTGCATTTATATATCCAGCTATTATCGCGTTAATTATTGCGATTATTTCATATGTTCTAATTAGGGATACACCACAATCTATGGGATTACCACCGATTGAAGAATATCGAAATGATTACCCTAATAAAGAGCAGAAAACGTTAGAAGTAGAGCTTTCAACAAAAGATATTCTCTTTAAATATGTATTGAATAACAAATGGGTTTGGATGATTGCTATTGCAAATATCTTTGTTTATTTTGTTAGATATGGTGTGTTAGACTGGGCACCAACATATTTAAGTGAAGAAAAAGGTTTCGACTTAAATGCATCAGGTTGGGCATACTTCTTATATGAATGGGCAGGTATTCCAGGAACATTATTATGTGGTTATATTTCAGATAAAGTGTTCAAAGGTAAAAGGGGACCAGCAGGATTTATATTCATGTTAGGCGTAACAATCGCTGTCATTGTTTATTGGTTAAATCCAGCAGGAAACCCATTAGTAGATAATATCGCATTAGTCGCGATAGGCTTCCTAATATACGGACCAGTTATGTTGATTGGTTTACAAGCATTAGATTATGTACCTAAAAAAGCAGCAGGTACTGCAGCAGGATTAACAGGGCTGTTTGGTTATTTAGGTGGAGCTGTAATGGCTAATATCATTATGGGATTAACTGTTGATAAATTAGGATGGGATTCAGGATTCTTATTATTAACAATCATTAGTGTATTAGCAATGTTAAGTTTCATCTTAACTTGGAACAAACGTGGACAAGAAGTTGTAAAATCATAATTATATAAAGTGAAAAGAGACTAGGGTATTTTGCCTTAGTCTCTTTTTGCATTTAATGATAAACGTTCGCGAAATTCGATGACACTATTCAATAAATTCTCACTTAATAAATTGTATGATTCTTTCAAAATATTAAAACATTTACCTTAATCTGATTTTCTTCAATTTATATATTTACTGATTTAAGTTTTAGAATTATAATAACTTCATTATAATTCAATATTTTTACATTAGTAATTTGATGTTTACTTTTGGGATTTGGATTAAATTTATTAAGATATCAAAGAATTAGGAGATTTGTTGTGAGAAATATATATGAAATCAAATACCTAAAATATTCTGCTACTAAATATCGCAATCATATAGGTATTTCATTTTTTGTAGTATTAAAGGGTCGTGTTATGGTCACGATCAAAGCGCATAGTAAAGAATATAAAGAAGGGGAAACGTTTGTTGTTAAACATAATGAGTGGTATAAACTCGATGTGTCAGATGGGAATATCGTTGTACAAATTCATCTTTATGAGTCAATCATAACAACGATGATACCAGAGTTGCTTTCATATCATCAGCATGTGGGTGTGCAATCAAAGTTAGTCCCTTTGCGAGACCATTTAATTTGCCTGTGTGATTTATATTTAATACAAGAAAACAATCGTAATTTAAAAATAATGAAGCAACTTATTACGATATTAGAATTTTATAGAGAACGATTGACGGTTTATTCAAAAGAATGTCAAATTGTTAATAGCCATATGAACCCGATAATTGATGAAATTAAAGATTATATTTATGAGCATTATAATGAACGTATAACGATCAATACATTCACCGATAAATATCATATTTCTGAATCGTATTTTTCGAAATTATTTAAAGAACAAATGGGTGTGAACTTTAAAGATTATTTAACTGATATCAGATTGTTAAACAGCACGTATGATTTAATTCATACACAAGAAAAAGTAATCGACATTTCTGAAAAACATGGCTTTTATAATGTATCATCTTATATTTATTCCTTTAAATTGTATTATGGTGTCACGCCGAAAAAGTATCGTGATATGACACAACGTAAACACGTACAAATTGAACGACAAAGCTTTTTTAATGAAGTAGATCGTGAGCGAGATTTATCAGATGAGGAAGTTAAATATTATTTAAAAAAGTTTCAAGAGGATTATTCAAGTATGATATGTACATAAAACTTTCGTATTTTTAACAAAATAAAACCTCCCAATCTCTTAAAAGGTTAAACAGATTGGAAGGTAAATGTTTCGTATTATGATTGTGCGATATATTTTTTAATAACTTCTTTGTTCTTTTCTTTGAAGACGTCGTTGTGGCTCGATACACGACCACCTGCTTGTGCTTCAGGGTCGATATAGCTTTTAGCTAAGTTTGCAGCATTTGCAGCATCATTGAAACAAGAAGCAATCAAATGAACTTTTGCATCATGTATAATGATATCCCCAGCACCGAATATGCCAGGAACTGAAGTTTGAGCATTTCCTAAACCTTCAATAAAGAATTCATTCACTAAATTAACTTTCGTTTGTGCGTTATGAAGTAATTCTGATTCACGAT encodes:
- the glpT gene encoding glycerol-3-phosphate transporter, coding for MANFLKPAKHIDPLPSEQVDDTYKKLRLQVFIGIFLGYAGYYLLRKNFSLAMPALIDEGFSKTELGFALSAISIAYGFSKFIMGTVSDRSNARIFLTLGLVLTAIVNLLMGFIPVLTSSVFIMFIMLFLNGWFQGMGWPPSGRVLVHWYSVSERGGKTAIWNVAHNVGGGLMAPLALLGISITGTLSFGYLKGFEGAFIYPAIIALIIAIISYVLIRDTPQSMGLPPIEEYRNDYPNKEQKTLEVELSTKDILFKYVLNNKWVWMIAIANIFVYFVRYGVLDWAPTYLSEEKGFDLNASGWAYFLYEWAGIPGTLLCGYISDKVFKGKRGPAGFIFMLGVTIAVIVYWLNPAGNPLVDNIALVAIGFLIYGPVMLIGLQALDYVPKKAAGTAAGLTGLFGYLGGAVMANIIMGLTVDKLGWDSGFLLLTIISVLAMLSFILTWNKRGQEVVKS
- a CDS encoding helix-turn-helix transcriptional regulator; the encoded protein is MRNIYEIKYLKYSATKYRNHIGISFFVVLKGRVMVTIKAHSKEYKEGETFVVKHNEWYKLDVSDGNIVVQIHLYESIITTMIPELLSYHQHVGVQSKLVPLRDHLICLCDLYLIQENNRNLKIMKQLITILEFYRERLTVYSKECQIVNSHMNPIIDEIKDYIYEHYNERITINTFTDKYHISESYFSKLFKEQMGVNFKDYLTDIRLLNSTYDLIHTQEKVIDISEKHGFYNVSSYIYSFKLYYGVTPKKYRDMTQRKHVQIERQSFFNEVDRERDLSDEEVKYYLKKFQEDYSSMICT